From the Quercus lobata isolate SW786 chromosome 6, ValleyOak3.0 Primary Assembly, whole genome shotgun sequence genome, one window contains:
- the LOC115994553 gene encoding thioredoxin-like protein HCF164, chloroplastic — MARLVSNTVGLHRFRPSFHTTHQSPHFIHNQTPFLNKKTRRFRSITCQSQTNPDPTETETETSSAEKLAVEPGTPNGNSSDNNTPNEATTTTSTSTSTSFGFPEFPNKVLNKQIALVSTLAAVGLFLSSRLDFGVSLKDLSAVALPYEQALSNGKPTVVEFYADWCEVCRELAPDVYKVEQQYKGRVNFVMLNVDNTKWEQELDEFGVEGIPHFAFLDRNGNEEGNVVGRLPRQYLTENVDALARGEASIPHARVLGQYSSAEARKVHQIVDPRSHG; from the exons ATGGCTCGCTTGGTCTCAAATACCGTCGGCCTCCACAGATTCCGACCATCCTTTCATACAACCCACCAATCTCCCCACTTCATTCACAACCAAACCCCATTTCTCAACAAAAAGACCCGCAGATTCCGAAGCATAACTTGCCAAAGCCAAACAAACCCTGACCCAActgaaactgaaactgaaacCTCCTCAGCG GAAAAGTTGGCAGTTGAGCCTGGCACACCCAATGGCAATAGTAGTGATAATAACACACCCAATGAAGCTACTACTACAACTTCAACTTCAACTTCAACTTCCTTTGGTTTTCCAGAATTTCCaaacaaagttttaaacaagCAAATAGCACTGGTTTCTACTCTCGCAGCTGTGGGGCTTTTCTTATCTTCACGTCTAGATTTCGGCGTTTCTTTGAAGGACCTATCTGCTGTCGCATTACCTTATGAACAG GCTCTTTCAAATGGAAAGCCTACTGTTGTGGAATTTTACGCTGATTGGTGCGAAGTGTGTCGGGAATTAGCTCCTGATGTCTACAAAGTTGAGCAACAATACAA GGGCCGTGTGAATTTTGTTATGCTGAATGTTGACAACACAAAATGGGAACAGGAGCTTGACGAGTTTGGTGTTGAGGGTATTCCTCACTTTGCATTTCTAGACAGAAATGGGAATGAGGAAGGTAATGTGGTTGGGAGGCTTCCAAGGCAATACCTTACTGAGAACGTGGATGCGTTAGCCCGTGGGGAAGCGTCCATACCTCATGCCCGTGTTTTGGGACAGTATTCAAGTGCTGAAGCGAGGAAGGTGCATCAAATTGTTGATCCTAGAAGTCATGGGTAG